A single window of Leptospira semungkisensis DNA harbors:
- a CDS encoding TlyA family RNA methyltransferase, whose translation MAKEKIRLDELLLKKGLAEDISKARSLILSGSVLVNDRMVDKAGLSFQESAEIRIRDIIPKYVSRGAYKLKSAIEKWSLDIKGKLCLDWGASTGGFTQVLLEEGAEFVFAFDVGYGQMASKVAMNPKVIVRDRFHIKDTSWKLLNELWSQKSEKQFPNEIFLVIDLSFISLETVLPTIARLKQERPTIHWKVVSLFKPQFEAEPRYLDKGVLKNPYVRSQILRSFIRFLRKHIGGKFVGVGESPITGRDGNREILVYWTL comes from the coding sequence TTGGCAAAAGAAAAAATTAGGCTAGATGAATTACTGCTAAAGAAAGGCCTAGCGGAAGATATTTCCAAGGCTCGCAGTCTGATCTTATCCGGTTCCGTTCTAGTGAATGACAGAATGGTGGATAAGGCAGGTCTTTCCTTTCAAGAATCTGCAGAGATTCGAATCCGAGATATCATTCCCAAATATGTAAGCCGTGGAGCTTATAAACTCAAATCCGCGATCGAAAAATGGAGCCTTGATATCAAAGGAAAACTCTGTTTAGACTGGGGGGCTTCCACAGGAGGTTTCACCCAAGTCCTATTGGAAGAAGGAGCCGAATTCGTTTTTGCCTTCGATGTAGGCTACGGTCAGATGGCATCCAAGGTTGCGATGAATCCTAAGGTAATCGTAAGAGATCGCTTTCATATCAAGGATACAAGTTGGAAGCTCTTAAACGAACTTTGGTCCCAGAAATCGGAGAAGCAATTTCCGAATGAGATCTTCTTGGTCATAGATCTGAGTTTTATTTCTCTCGAAACTGTTCTTCCTACCATTGCTAGACTCAAACAAGAAAGGCCTACTATCCATTGGAAAGTAGTGAGTCTATTCAAGCCCCAGTTTGAGGCGGAGCCCAGATATCTGGACAAAGGAGTATTAAAAAATCCTTATGTTCGTTCTCAAATACTTCGTTCTTTTATCCGGTTTTTGAGAAAGCATATCGGCGGCAAATTCGTAGGAGTAGGGGAATCCCCGATCACCGGGAGAGACGGCAATCGGGAAATTTTGGTATATTGGACTCTATAG
- a CDS encoding polyprenyl synthetase family protein produces MTNQTQVSELSSQLKRSKERFEEYLEKDAYPQFKKDSATELADAMEYSLRAGGKRLRPILVFASYGKINEDSLAIGAALEFIHTYSLIHDDLPSMDDDDFRRGKPSLHKQFSEATAILAGDALQAYAFGWLSKIESSDPNLHRDLLLLLAEGAGAPGMVSGQMYDLLLERNPSSLVGSKEELLVKTHRMKTGALIGASFLMGNRLRSDFQSRSKIIQEYGTKLGLLFQITDDILDIEGTKEDLGKTPGKDGKSGKITYPSLYGMDACKQMVLTLVSELETLGSEIDGTSRDSSEFSDFFVSLPANIGKRKN; encoded by the coding sequence ATGACGAACCAAACCCAAGTGTCGGAACTTTCTTCTCAATTGAAACGATCCAAAGAACGTTTCGAAGAATATCTGGAGAAGGATGCATATCCTCAGTTCAAAAAAGATTCTGCAACGGAACTCGCAGATGCAATGGAGTACAGCTTAAGAGCTGGAGGAAAAAGATTAAGACCGATCCTAGTCTTTGCCTCTTACGGAAAAATCAATGAAGACTCTTTAGCTATTGGGGCCGCGCTCGAATTCATTCATACATATAGTTTGATCCATGATGATTTGCCTAGCATGGATGATGATGATTTCAGAAGAGGCAAACCTTCTCTTCACAAACAATTTTCCGAAGCCACTGCAATTCTTGCTGGGGATGCATTGCAAGCCTACGCATTCGGTTGGTTGTCTAAAATTGAATCTTCCGATCCGAATTTACATAGAGATCTACTTTTACTTTTAGCAGAAGGTGCCGGAGCTCCCGGAATGGTATCGGGGCAAATGTATGATCTTCTCTTGGAGAGAAATCCAAGTTCTTTAGTAGGAAGCAAAGAAGAGTTACTCGTTAAGACTCACAGAATGAAAACAGGAGCTTTGATCGGTGCTTCTTTCTTAATGGGAAATCGTTTGAGATCCGACTTTCAATCCAGAAGTAAAATAATCCAAGAATACGGGACCAAATTAGGCTTATTATTTCAGATCACAGATGATATTCTAGATATTGAAGGAACAAAAGAAGATTTGGGAAAGACTCCTGGCAAGGATGGAAAGTCGGGAAAAATCACGTATCCATCTCTTTACGGAATGGATGCTTGCAAACAGATGGTGCTTACGTTAGTCTCCGAGCTTGAAACCTTAGGATCCGAAATAGATGGAACCTCTCGCGATTCCTCCGAATTCTCGGACTTCTTCGTTTCCTTACCTGCGAACATTGGCAAAAGAAAAAATTAG
- a CDS encoding synaptic vesicle VAT-1 family membrane protein translates to MIRSVYRVDTKGSLDSLERRDEELPPPQDNEVTVEIRAIGLNFADIFAIQGLYSATPKGSFIPGLEYSGRIIAVGKKVKNFRKNDKIMGVTRFGAYTDYLNIDSRYVFPLPSKWSYEQGAGFLVQGLTAYYALLPLGDLKKGQNVLIHSAAGGVGIYANRIAKKFGAWTLGTVGNHSKISLLEKEGYDAWIIRSSRFPEELKSALGGRELHLVLECIGGKIFKASYETLAPMGRMVVYGSASFMSQGDRVNWLTLAWRYLTRPKVDTLEIVSDNKAVLGFNLIWLYEKVEELTTHLKGLLKLNLDPPHIGSVYPFVDLPDAVRHFQTGNTTGKVVITVDPVK, encoded by the coding sequence ATGATCCGCTCCGTTTATCGAGTCGATACAAAAGGCTCCCTGGATTCCTTGGAAAGAAGAGACGAGGAACTTCCCCCACCTCAAGACAATGAAGTAACAGTAGAGATCCGAGCTATCGGATTGAATTTCGCCGATATTTTTGCCATACAAGGGTTGTATAGCGCGACTCCCAAAGGTTCTTTCATTCCTGGTTTGGAATATTCAGGCAGGATCATTGCTGTCGGCAAGAAGGTGAAAAACTTTCGTAAGAACGATAAGATCATGGGAGTCACTCGCTTTGGCGCGTACACAGATTATCTTAATATAGATTCTAGATATGTTTTTCCGCTTCCTTCTAAATGGAGTTATGAGCAAGGCGCCGGTTTTCTGGTGCAAGGTCTGACTGCGTATTATGCTCTTTTACCTTTAGGTGATCTGAAGAAGGGCCAGAACGTTCTTATTCATAGTGCTGCCGGTGGAGTGGGGATCTATGCGAATCGGATCGCAAAGAAATTCGGAGCCTGGACTCTCGGAACAGTAGGAAATCATTCTAAAATCTCTCTCTTGGAGAAGGAAGGATACGATGCTTGGATCATTCGCTCTTCTCGTTTTCCCGAAGAATTAAAATCAGCTTTGGGTGGAAGAGAATTGCATTTGGTCTTGGAATGTATTGGCGGCAAGATCTTCAAGGCTAGCTACGAAACTCTGGCTCCTATGGGAAGAATGGTGGTCTATGGATCCGCTTCTTTCATGAGCCAAGGCGATCGAGTCAATTGGCTCACTCTCGCTTGGCGTTATCTGACTCGTCCTAAAGTGGACACTCTAGAAATCGTATCCGATAATAAGGCAGTGCTCGGATTTAATTTGATCTGGCTTTATGAAAAAGTAGAAGAATTAACTACCCATCTGAAAGGTTTACTAAAACTCAATTTGGATCCTCCTCATATTGGTTCCGTATATCCTTTCGTGGATCTTCCCGATGCAGTTCGGCATTTTCAAACTGGAAATACTACCGGGAAAGTTGTGATCACAGTCGATCCTGTCAAATGA
- a CDS encoding dienelactone hydrolase family protein gives MNRIVWLLVVCIFATGSLSAKVKTQVVDYKQGDTALEGFVAYPEGAKNAPGIILVHDWMGLGENTKMRAEQLAALGYVAFAADIYGKGNRPKSMQEASKLAGTFREGDRKLLRARAQAALDALKSQKGVDQENLAVLGYCFGGTTALELARSGAPLKGTISFHGGLSAYTPDDAKNIKGKVLALHGADDPFVKADEVAGFQEEMRKAGVDWQFVSYGGAVHSFTIKEAGNDNSKGAAYNEKADKRSWAELKNFLKEIFPK, from the coding sequence ATGAATCGTATCGTTTGGTTATTAGTCGTTTGTATTTTTGCTACAGGCTCTTTATCTGCGAAAGTAAAAACCCAGGTTGTAGATTATAAACAAGGTGATACTGCGTTAGAAGGTTTTGTTGCCTATCCGGAAGGAGCAAAAAACGCACCTGGTATCATTCTTGTTCATGATTGGATGGGTCTCGGAGAAAATACTAAGATGAGAGCAGAGCAATTGGCTGCACTCGGATATGTAGCTTTTGCGGCTGATATCTACGGAAAAGGCAACCGTCCTAAAAGTATGCAAGAAGCTTCCAAGTTGGCAGGAACCTTTCGAGAAGGAGATCGTAAATTATTAAGAGCGAGAGCGCAGGCTGCGTTAGACGCATTGAAATCTCAAAAAGGCGTGGACCAAGAAAATCTTGCCGTTTTAGGATACTGCTTTGGCGGAACAACAGCATTAGAACTCGCAAGAAGCGGAGCACCTTTGAAGGGAACCATTAGTTTTCATGGAGGACTCTCTGCTTATACGCCTGACGACGCAAAGAATATTAAAGGAAAGGTCTTGGCTCTTCACGGCGCGGATGATCCTTTCGTTAAGGCTGACGAAGTCGCAGGCTTTCAAGAGGAAATGAGAAAGGCCGGAGTAGACTGGCAATTCGTTTCTTATGGAGGAGCAGTCCATTCCTTCACAATCAAGGAAGCGGGAAATGATAACTCTAAAGGCGCTGCATACAATGAAAAGGCAGACAAACGTTCTTGGGCTGAGCTGAAGAATTTCCTAAAAGAGATCTTCCCTAAATAA
- a CDS encoding GlcG/HbpS family heme-binding protein: MLFLGISYSAQAQTLTYGPVISLEQAKKVLAAAEAEAKKNQWLMTIAIVDSGGNLVLLQRMDNANIGTVEIARGKAATANNFKRPTRSMEEAVEKGGIGLRLLAVPGVFPLEGGELIVLDGKIIGAIGVSGAQSFQDGQVAKAGVAALIAK; encoded by the coding sequence ATTTTGTTCTTGGGAATAAGTTACTCAGCCCAGGCTCAGACTTTGACCTACGGCCCAGTGATCTCTCTTGAGCAAGCGAAGAAAGTATTAGCCGCTGCGGAAGCCGAGGCCAAGAAGAATCAATGGCTCATGACGATCGCCATCGTGGACTCCGGAGGAAATCTGGTCCTTTTGCAAAGAATGGATAACGCGAATATCGGAACAGTAGAGATTGCGAGAGGAAAGGCTGCTACTGCAAATAATTTCAAGAGACCTACCAGATCTATGGAAGAAGCGGTGGAGAAGGGTGGGATCGGCCTTAGACTTTTAGCAGTTCCGGGAGTATTTCCATTAGAAGGGGGAGAATTGATCGTGCTCGACGGTAAGATCATCGGAGCGATCGGAGTTTCGGGCGCTCAGTCTTTTCAGGATGGGCAGGTCGCAAAAGCAGGAGTTGCCGCTCTAATCGCAAAATAA
- a CDS encoding neutral/alkaline non-lysosomal ceramidase N-terminal domain-containing protein, translating into MNPKIVKNIQPLLISACLILLGISCGSTAEYKIAYKKPEITSKTRGLVAGVAKVDLTPPPGLPLAGYSKLAETEQGFRTRIYARIFYIKKDANEPVVLIQSDLLSGSLLIHHLLAERLAGNTDISFGGIVFAGTHTHSAPANFYDNDFYNEFASNKPGFDKAWTEFVLNRLTMGVEEAYKTARPAKIASGKAIVWGLTRNRSLDAYRANKNSGFSDLKPEIEYRAINPELVMIRVDAQDKDGRFKPLGAFSTFSVHGTTVPDSTEVTNADVFAYPERIVEAKIRKDYKPSWEPIHALNNSTHGDNSPDYREGMQGFIESRRIGEAIGYRAAELFDSLHSSLSGDANLSFNTKEVDLYESNKMGDAEVCDRPYVGTALTGGAEDGQTPILNWFPFFAEGWPRWFLTGGCQGHKRIVGFKYLQPIVLPKAKFPHKLLLQSVRVADTLLLPVPFEVTKESGKRFIEAALQSGASSVKHASVISCANGYFGYVTTPEEYTRQHYEGGHTLYGPGTQPFLQAHLVDLTKNLPAVGGKESFPASWNYELDRSDRYPEAKSAEGKREVVDKPELIPAESNLEKYWVFKYKDVGTSQISLHENLVSIEFKEEAGDWKELFLDGEAVNDKGVDLEVKRDSNSGKGMAVYEIRWYNPEHNAKRKYRFVIQPRANQPKFVSPEF; encoded by the coding sequence ATGAACCCGAAAATAGTGAAGAATATACAACCGCTTTTGATATCCGCCTGTTTGATCCTATTAGGGATCTCTTGTGGAAGTACCGCCGAATATAAAATCGCATACAAAAAACCCGAGATCACATCCAAGACTAGAGGCTTAGTTGCTGGAGTCGCGAAAGTCGATCTTACTCCACCACCAGGCCTCCCTTTGGCAGGATACTCTAAACTTGCCGAAACAGAGCAAGGGTTTCGTACACGCATCTATGCTAGGATCTTCTATATTAAAAAAGATGCAAATGAACCTGTTGTATTGATCCAAAGCGATCTGCTCTCCGGTTCTTTGCTGATCCATCATTTGCTCGCGGAACGTTTGGCAGGAAATACTGATATTTCTTTCGGTGGGATTGTATTTGCAGGAACTCATACTCATTCGGCTCCTGCAAATTTCTATGATAACGATTTCTATAATGAATTCGCTTCGAATAAACCTGGCTTCGATAAAGCATGGACCGAGTTCGTATTGAACCGTCTTACTATGGGTGTCGAAGAAGCGTATAAGACAGCAAGACCCGCTAAGATTGCCTCCGGCAAGGCGATCGTTTGGGGGCTTACCCGAAACCGTTCCTTGGACGCATATAGAGCGAATAAAAACTCAGGCTTCTCCGATCTAAAACCTGAAATCGAATATAGAGCGATCAATCCTGAGTTGGTTATGATCCGAGTGGATGCTCAAGATAAGGATGGAAGATTTAAACCTCTCGGAGCCTTCTCCACTTTTTCAGTGCATGGAACTACCGTGCCTGATTCTACGGAAGTTACGAATGCAGACGTGTTTGCGTATCCGGAAAGAATTGTAGAGGCAAAGATCCGCAAGGATTACAAGCCTAGTTGGGAACCGATTCACGCCCTCAACAATTCCACTCATGGAGATAACTCACCCGATTATAGAGAAGGAATGCAAGGTTTCATCGAATCCAGAAGAATAGGAGAAGCTATCGGCTATCGCGCGGCAGAACTTTTCGATTCATTGCATTCTTCTTTGAGTGGAGACGCTAATCTTTCTTTCAATACGAAAGAAGTAGATCTTTACGAGAGCAATAAAATGGGAGATGCAGAAGTTTGCGATCGTCCTTATGTGGGAACTGCTTTGACTGGAGGAGCAGAAGATGGACAAACTCCTATCTTGAATTGGTTTCCTTTCTTTGCAGAAGGTTGGCCTAGATGGTTTTTAACCGGAGGTTGCCAAGGCCACAAGAGAATTGTAGGATTCAAATATCTTCAGCCGATCGTATTGCCTAAGGCAAAATTCCCTCATAAGTTACTTCTTCAATCCGTAAGAGTTGCTGATACATTGCTCTTGCCGGTGCCTTTCGAAGTCACGAAGGAATCCGGAAAGAGATTCATAGAAGCTGCACTTCAATCAGGAGCTTCTTCTGTGAAACATGCATCCGTGATCAGTTGTGCAAACGGATATTTCGGATATGTAACCACTCCAGAAGAATATACGCGCCAGCACTATGAAGGTGGTCACACTTTATACGGACCAGGCACACAACCATTCTTACAGGCTCATTTAGTGGACCTGACTAAGAATCTTCCTGCTGTGGGAGGAAAAGAATCTTTTCCTGCTTCTTGGAATTATGAGTTGGATCGATCGGATCGTTATCCGGAAGCAAAGTCTGCCGAAGGGAAAAGAGAAGTTGTGGATAAACCGGAGCTCATTCCCGCCGAATCCAATCTGGAAAAATACTGGGTATTCAAATATAAGGACGTAGGAACTTCTCAAATTTCTTTGCATGAAAACTTAGTCTCCATCGAATTCAAAGAAGAAGCTGGAGATTGGAAAGAATTGTTCCTAGATGGAGAGGCAGTGAACGATAAAGGAGTGGATCTTGAAGTAAAAAGAGATTCTAACTCCGGCAAAGGAATGGCGGTTTATGAGATCCGTTGGTACAATCCGGAGCATAATGCCAAACGCAAATATAGATTTGTGATCCAGCCTCGCGCCAACCAACCTAAATTCGTTTCTCCCGAGTTTTGA
- the gcvT gene encoding glycine cleavage system aminomethyltransferase GcvT: MSQSKTTPLYEVHKSLGAKMIPFGGWDMPVQYSGIIAEHTATREAAGLFDVSHMGEIFIEGDPKIILDFLESVTCNSVSSLTDGQVQYNAIINRNGGLVDDITLYRFNDQKYMICANASNVDAVYEYLKPIFPKSGAKLENQSANWHQIAIQGPKADEILSSYLKSDLSKIGYYKFILFPFNGEEVILSRTGYTGEDGFEIYSSNVTGVKLWKELLEHGKEKGLLPVGLGARDTLRIEAKYPLYGHELDDTRSPVQSGIGWIVKEKTVTYPHYDKIIQEKKEGTEQRIVGFELQEAGVPRENMPVLDSQGKNIGITTSGTFSPSLKKGIGLALIDCKKINHGESIQIEIRGQAKSAIVFTKSFIPGSIRKN, encoded by the coding sequence ATGTCCCAATCGAAAACAACCCCTCTCTATGAGGTTCATAAATCTCTAGGTGCCAAAATGATCCCCTTCGGAGGCTGGGACATGCCTGTGCAATACTCAGGCATTATCGCAGAGCATACTGCGACAAGAGAAGCAGCTGGATTGTTCGATGTTTCTCACATGGGTGAGATCTTTATAGAAGGAGATCCAAAGATCATTTTAGATTTTCTGGAATCCGTTACTTGTAATTCCGTTTCTTCTCTTACCGATGGGCAGGTGCAATACAATGCGATCATCAACCGGAACGGCGGACTCGTGGATGATATCACTCTCTATCGATTCAATGATCAAAAATATATGATCTGTGCAAACGCTTCCAATGTGGATGCCGTTTACGAATATCTAAAACCTATTTTTCCTAAGTCTGGCGCAAAGTTAGAGAACCAAAGTGCGAATTGGCATCAGATCGCAATCCAAGGACCTAAGGCAGACGAGATACTTTCTTCTTATCTTAAGTCCGACCTAAGCAAGATCGGATATTATAAATTTATACTATTTCCTTTTAATGGAGAAGAGGTCATTCTTTCCAGAACCGGTTATACGGGAGAAGACGGATTCGAGATCTATAGTTCCAACGTAACCGGAGTCAAACTCTGGAAAGAACTTCTGGAACACGGAAAAGAGAAAGGACTCCTTCCGGTAGGTCTTGGAGCGAGAGATACACTTAGGATCGAAGCAAAATATCCTCTCTACGGACATGAATTAGATGATACACGCAGCCCCGTTCAGTCCGGGATCGGCTGGATCGTAAAAGAAAAAACGGTAACCTACCCTCATTACGACAAGATCATCCAAGAGAAGAAAGAAGGAACCGAGCAAAGAATCGTTGGCTTCGAACTACAAGAAGCAGGAGTTCCCAGAGAGAATATGCCTGTTCTGGATTCCCAAGGAAAGAATATTGGGATCACCACTTCCGGCACTTTTTCTCCCAGCCTAAAGAAAGGAATAGGCCTTGCACTGATCGACTGCAAAAAGATCAATCATGGAGAATCCATACAGATTGAAATCCGAGGGCAGGCAAAATCGGCGATCGTATTCACGAAATCATTTATTCCGGGAAGCATTCGGAAAAATTAA
- the gcvH gene encoding glycine cleavage system protein GcvH, which yields MAVTNAPPGYRFTEKHEWVKVEGDTALIGISDYAQGALGDIVFVDLPKVGKTIKQFDTFGTIESVKAAEDLYAPISGEVVEVNANLAKNPAEVNSDPFGAWMIRVKGIDKAQAEKLLDPESYRELVSKLD from the coding sequence ATGGCAGTAACTAACGCACCTCCAGGATATCGTTTCACTGAAAAACACGAGTGGGTAAAAGTGGAAGGCGATACGGCTTTAATCGGTATTTCGGACTATGCCCAAGGAGCATTGGGAGATATCGTATTCGTGGATCTTCCGAAAGTTGGTAAGACCATTAAACAATTCGATACATTCGGAACAATCGAATCCGTAAAGGCCGCAGAGGATCTTTATGCTCCCATTAGCGGAGAAGTCGTCGAAGTAAACGCAAACCTTGCTAAAAATCCTGCCGAAGTGAATTCGGATCCGTTCGGAGCCTGGATGATCCGAGTCAAAGGAATAGATAAAGCACAAGCCGAGAAGCTATTGGATCCAGAATCCTATAGAGAGCTTGTCAGCAAATTGGATTAG
- the gcvP gene encoding aminomethyl-transferring glycine dehydrogenase — translation MSTATWKEPGKQNEMKNTLDPLDTFPRRHIGPDPDQIQDMLSVLGLSSLDELVSKSVPEGIRLSQPLDLPKASTERRILQDLKKIASKNKLFRSYIGTGYQASVLPGVIQRNILENPGWYTAYTPYQAEISQGRLEALLNFQTMIMDLTGLEISNASLLDEATAAAEAVFLAFGVRKNETSKLLFISELCHPQTIDVVRTRALPLGIEVKVGSHLKAELNEDYFAVLVQYPGTEGSVYNYESFFQLAHNLGAVTICAADLLALTVLKAPGEFGADVAVGSSQRFGLPYGFGGPHAGYFATKDEFKRNMPGRLVGVSKDSQGNPGLRLSLQTREQHIRRDKATSNICTAQVLLAVLSSMYAVYHGPKGLKEIALRIHRLTEVLAKNLEKLGVQVENKTYFDTLVLNLGAKAKNTIDAAALKGINFKVLDKERVSIALDETVEVSDLEDILSVFGSAKIDLSVEAVSIPNEFLRTSEYLTHPVFNSHHTETKMLRYIRKLESRDLSLTTSMIPLGSCTMKLNATVEMFPVTWPEFSNIHPFAPVDQTEGYRIVFQQLESWLSQVTGFPGISLQPNAGSQGEYAGLLAIRNYHISRGEADRNICLIPISAHGTNPASAAMVGFKVVVVACDSEGNVDLDDLKAKAKEHSKDLAALMVTYPSTHGVYEESIKEICAIVHENGGQVYMDGANMNAQVGITRPASIGADVCHLNLHKTFCIPHGGGGPGVGPIGVAEHLKPFLPGHPLVDNGTGNEHSAVSAAPWGSASILLISWVYIALLGTEGLEQSTKAAILNANYIAKRLENYFPVLYKGKNGFVAHECILDVRPFKKNSGIEVEDVAKRLMDYGFHAPTMSFPVPGTLMIEPTESESQEELDRFCDAMILIHSEIKEIEEGKADPKDNPLKNSPHTSAMVISDSWNHSYSREKAAYPAPWTKEHKFWPYVGRIDNVYGDRNLVCSCLPLEDYV, via the coding sequence ATGAGCACAGCTACCTGGAAAGAACCCGGCAAACAGAATGAAATGAAGAATACACTCGATCCTTTAGATACTTTTCCGCGCCGCCATATTGGGCCGGATCCGGATCAAATCCAGGACATGCTCTCTGTTCTTGGTCTTTCTAGTCTAGACGAATTAGTATCTAAATCCGTTCCGGAAGGGATCCGTCTCAGCCAACCTTTAGATCTTCCTAAAGCTTCTACAGAAAGAAGGATCCTGCAAGATTTAAAGAAGATCGCGTCTAAGAACAAGCTATTCAGATCTTATATCGGAACAGGATACCAAGCCAGCGTTCTGCCTGGTGTGATCCAAAGAAATATTTTAGAGAATCCGGGTTGGTATACTGCATACACTCCGTATCAGGCCGAAATTTCCCAAGGAAGATTAGAGGCACTTCTGAATTTCCAAACCATGATCATGGATCTGACTGGTCTGGAAATCTCCAATGCTTCTCTTTTGGATGAAGCAACTGCAGCTGCAGAAGCAGTGTTTCTCGCATTCGGAGTTCGCAAGAATGAAACTTCAAAGCTACTCTTTATCTCCGAACTCTGTCATCCGCAAACCATAGACGTGGTTCGCACTAGAGCTCTTCCTCTTGGAATAGAAGTAAAAGTAGGAAGCCATCTCAAAGCGGAATTGAACGAAGACTATTTTGCGGTCTTAGTTCAATATCCAGGAACGGAAGGTAGTGTTTATAATTACGAGTCCTTCTTCCAATTAGCTCATAACCTAGGAGCCGTTACAATCTGTGCCGCGGACTTGCTTGCTCTTACCGTATTAAAAGCTCCAGGAGAATTCGGAGCGGACGTAGCAGTGGGAAGTTCTCAAAGATTCGGACTTCCTTATGGATTCGGCGGACCTCACGCAGGTTACTTTGCTACCAAAGATGAATTCAAAAGAAACATGCCAGGCAGACTCGTAGGAGTTTCTAAAGATAGCCAAGGCAATCCGGGACTTAGACTCTCTTTGCAAACCAGAGAACAGCATATTCGTAGAGACAAGGCTACTTCTAATATTTGCACAGCTCAGGTCCTACTTGCAGTGCTTTCTTCCATGTACGCTGTATATCACGGTCCCAAAGGATTAAAGGAGATCGCTCTTAGAATCCATAGATTGACCGAAGTTCTCGCAAAGAACTTGGAAAAACTAGGAGTGCAGGTAGAGAACAAAACGTATTTTGATACTCTAGTCTTAAATCTGGGAGCAAAAGCAAAGAATACGATCGATGCAGCCGCTCTGAAAGGGATCAACTTCAAAGTCTTGGACAAAGAAAGAGTTTCCATTGCCTTGGACGAAACTGTCGAAGTATCCGATCTCGAAGATATTCTTTCTGTTTTCGGATCAGCCAAGATCGATTTATCCGTAGAGGCAGTATCTATTCCGAACGAATTCCTAAGAACTTCAGAATATTTAACTCATCCAGTCTTCAATTCTCATCATACAGAAACCAAGATGTTGCGATATATTAGAAAATTGGAATCTAGAGATCTTTCTCTTACCACTTCTATGATCCCTCTTGGGTCCTGCACAATGAAGCTGAATGCGACCGTCGAAATGTTCCCGGTTACTTGGCCTGAATTTTCCAATATTCACCCATTCGCACCTGTAGATCAAACCGAAGGATACAGAATCGTTTTCCAACAATTAGAGTCTTGGCTTTCTCAGGTTACCGGATTCCCAGGAATTTCTCTTCAACCGAACGCAGGTTCTCAAGGGGAATATGCGGGGCTTCTTGCCATCCGAAACTACCATATTAGTAGAGGAGAAGCTGATAGAAATATTTGTCTGATCCCTATCTCGGCTCATGGAACCAATCCGGCGTCCGCTGCAATGGTAGGATTCAAGGTAGTTGTAGTTGCTTGCGATAGCGAAGGGAATGTGGACTTGGACGATCTCAAAGCCAAGGCAAAAGAGCATTCTAAAGACTTAGCTGCATTGATGGTTACCTACCCTTCTACCCACGGAGTATATGAAGAATCCATAAAGGAAATCTGTGCAATCGTTCATGAGAACGGAGGCCAGGTTTATATGGATGGAGCGAACATGAACGCTCAGGTTGGAATTACAAGACCTGCCTCTATCGGAGCGGATGTTTGCCATCTCAATCTTCATAAAACATTCTGCATTCCTCACGGAGGAGGAGGACCTGGAGTCGGACCGATCGGAGTCGCTGAACATCTGAAGCCTTTCCTACCTGGACACCCTTTGGTAGATAACGGAACAGGTAATGAGCATAGTGCTGTTTCCGCAGCTCCTTGGGGAAGCGCGAGCATTCTTCTGATCTCTTGGGTCTATATAGCTCTCTTAGGAACAGAAGGCTTGGAACAATCAACAAAGGCTGCCATTCTGAACGCGAACTATATCGCAAAACGATTGGAGAACTACTTCCCGGTTTTATATAAAGGAAAGAACGGATTCGTAGCTCACGAATGTATCTTAGATGTTCGTCCTTTCAAAAAGAATTCCGGGATCGAAGTAGAAGACGTAGCAAAACGTTTGATGGATTACGGCTTCCACGCGCCTACAATGTCTTTCCCAGTTCCGGGAACTCTAATGATAGAACCTACCGAATCCGAATCCCAAGAAGAATTGGATCGTTTCTGCGATGCAATGATCCTCATTCACTCCGAGATCAAGGAGATCGAAGAAGGTAAAGCGGATCCGAAGGATAATCCTCTCAAGAATTCTCCTCACACTTCTGCGATGGTTATCTCTGACTCCTGGAACCATTCCTACTCAAGAGAAAAAGCTGCGTATCCCGCACCTTGGACCAAAGAGCATAAGTTCTGGCCTTATGTAGGAAGAATAGACAATGTCTATGGAGACCGTAACCTCGTTTGTTCCTGTTTACCTTTAGAAGATTACGTATAA